gaagaataaaaataattagttcTCTAATTTCCCTTGCTTTAAATCCTGTAAAATATGCACTACTGATTAgtttatttaaatgtaatatttCTAAACTAACCCTAAGATGAAAGAGGAGATCCCAACATTAAAAATTTGGATAATTTGGCAATGTTAAAGACATGATatattaatatctaaaataacaACAGATTAAATTGAAGAATTAGAGTTGATGACATGTAGCCTTGGTCTAGAGGGTGTCCTAACCCTGGAGAGAAACCACCTCATTTAAAAACCTATGTCCTAAGAGACAGAAGACCATGTGCAGAGAATCAGAAAGCTATAAGtaacagaaactggaaacatgCCATGTTATAAGGACTCTTAAAATTCTATTCTTTGGTTAACAGAAAGTGGGGTGAAAACTACTGCATGAACCTATctataagaaagagaactaggaGAGAATTATTGCTTGTTATTGGTAAGTTTGGTCTGTAGGCCATGTAAATACAGAAAAATCATATGCAACATTTTATTTCACTAATCCATGAATGAGCCTTCCCCCCTCTAATTTTAGTGCCAGCCAAAGGAGATTAAGAAGCAAATACCCCCTAGATCTCTGATCTAAACTTAAGTGTTgactctttcattttcttgacaTAATCATCTTCAAATTTCTCATACTGGGCTACAGTAAACTGATTCTTCCAATCACCTGAAATGCctgtaaaaaaaagaaacacacacacaatggagaaAATTTGGGATTACTATTAAATTCCTGTCTAATAGTAATTTGAATGATTAATTttgaatatgtatatttaattttattatttttattagaaagaagattattttacatgttaattccaagtccctctccctcccctcctcccctgcccctccaactaataccctacctatcctataccctatctgctccctagggagggtgaggccctccataggtggtcttcaaaatctgtcatatgctttgggatagggcctaggccaacccccttgtgtctaggctcagggagtgtccctccatgtgggatgggctcccagagttcattcctacactagggataagtactgatccactacaaggggccccatagatttccaaggtctcctcactgacacccacattcaggggttctggatcagtcccatgctggtttcctagatatcagtctggggaccaagtgctctcccttgttcaagtcagctgtttctgtgggttttatcagcctggtatggaccctttgctcatcagtcctccttctctgcatctggatttcagttcagttcaaggtttagctgtgggtgtctacttctacttccaccagctgctggatgaaggctataggatggtatatgaattagtcatcaatctcattatcaggagagggtatttaaggtatcctctcctctgttacttagattgttagttggtatcatctttgtaactctccagacatttccctagtgactgatttctctttaaatctataatgtctccctctattatattatctcttatcttgctctcttctgttcttcccccactcaacctccctgcccatATATTTAGTTTATAACTTTTCATATGCATCATAACCCCAGCCATATCTACCTCTTAGGCCTAAACCTTCTTAACCTTCCAACTTCTGTAGATTTTTAAAGCATCTTacgtaaaaataataataataacaataattctaAAGTATCATAAAGAAAGACCAGTGGAGGAAATGCCACCTGAAAATCGCAATGCTAATTCTTGGGCTGTCACTACCCTGGTAACCAAAGGCAAAGGGGACTTCTCAGTCAATTTAAAGCTTTAGGTTACAGGATAAAATGACAACTTATGTGAAAAGCATTATTATCAAGCAAGATTGGAAATTACTGGGCTAAACATAATTAAGCACATTTACTTACTATATACTTtctgagcatatatatatatttccttcccTGACAAAAATCATTTAGAATCTATAAAAATTCTAATTAGAATGAGTCTTGATTGTTTGTTCCTAGACTTTTATCAAAATTTCTTTATCTCAAGaactttccttattttttattactgCTAATAACTCTTCTCTACAACAAGAATGTTTTCCACTTCTATGCATCTTGTGTTGTGTGATTGTCTCACCCAGTAACTTCAAACAtatctttttatgttttggaCAGTGTAAGTGTAACATGTTTGATGTGCACAGTCTCTGAAAAGAAGTTTCAAAATACAAGGCCAGTTTCCATCATCTATAGCATGATTATATGCATGTCACATGTGTGTGTCCTGCTTTTGGCTTTGGCTTTAAAAAGAGATACAAAAGGACCTGAGGCcaggaaaatcaaacaaaactgaAGGAGTCACAATGATCATCACCTAGCAACATGTTGCTTGTATTTAAGCAATGTGATTAAATTACTGACTCCTCAGGGCTGTGGAAATTTTATAGAAAAGTTTATTGTTACGTATGCGgtattatctattatctatgtatCTCTAATCTCTCTATTGCTATGTCTTTTCTTGAACTATGCCAAAAGGACTTTACTACTCACATTGAGACCACCACTTTTTACAAGTCATTTGTTAATGCAGAGGGTTCATAAAGATATCAGGTGagcaaaaacaaaatgcaaaatattatCCTATTTGTTACACTAACTTTGTGAACTCTTCCCGTGTCTTCAGGCAAAGGCAGAGATTCTGCTActttgcactttttaaaaaacacttggTACTTTGTATAGCCTTGGTAAGTTCAGGCTTTAAAAATACAGCAACATTCAGCAGACTGTTCCATATTCTGTTCATTTGCACAACTGTCTTATATTATGGGGCAAGAATGGTATCTTAAGAACTATAACTATCCCACCCTCTGGATCAAGCCATAGTACAATACATTTTTGTTCAACTAAATCCTACGGGAAAGCATGGCATCATGTGAAATTCTAAGTAAATCTATTGCTATTTTctactcatacacacagacacatatgaacacatgcacaaaattatatatatatatatatatatatatatatatacagaactatatatatatatatatatatatatatatatatagtttaaacAAGAGGCTAAATATTAAGCTCAATACTGAGGACATAATGATAACACTGGTGCACAAGATACTGAGCAAACATTTCCCATAATAAGTTTCTCATTACATCTCACAGAAATAATGCAGAATATTACACAGTATTTCTTCTAAAGCTATTGTTTCCTCtacttttcagtttttctctCTTAAGCATACTTATTTGTTCCTAGTTTCTTAAAATCACACATTAGTGTGATTATTTATATCTTCCACGATGTGATCAGAAACTATACAGAAATGAATTTGTACTCTTCTCACCTTTTCTCATGAATGGAGACACAGCATGGTCCATCTCCTCTTTCTTCATAGTGGTGTAATTTGCATTAGGATTCTCCTTCATTACATTGAAAGAGCTATGGTAGAGAATTTTATTTACAATTTCTTCTGGCATGTCTTTCTCTAGAAACTTTAATAATTTTTGAATTTCATACTTTGGATCCTGAAATATTAAAGGGGAAAAATCGTTTTGGTTAGATTTGGTCACAAAGAAAGGAATGTGTTCCATAAAGTTCTGTTTAAGCTTAACTAGTAGAAGAGATATTCAgagttttattctatttttactttataagGCAAAActcaaacaattatatttatggttttatttttaagaagcaaCTAAGCTATCTGAAGACATGAGTGGAAATGTAGAAGTTTATTTCAAAGATATTAGTGTACTTGAATGGATAACAGTAGCAAGATGTGGGAGTTATAATTAATTAGAACTGTCTGCCAGAACTAGAGTTAAAATAAATTAGCCATGCTTATAGAGTAAAAAATTGAGAGTACGTgacaaataaattaaatcttggctttcttaaaatatacattgaaaTTTCTACTTACTTCTTTCATATCTTCATAAAACAGATAAAGGATACgataatcatttcttttttcccaccAGCCCTTCACATGATCATACCAGGAGCCAAAACCCACTAGAGTTaaagataaaatgtaaaattaaaaaccatttaCATGAAGTAGAAAATAGCTAACTGTGTCTTTAAGTCATGATTATCTGTCCATATACAGTGATTTCTATAGTTAAAGTAAAGGGTCCATAAGGAtaatgatatgacacactttgatgacccctcccccacatagaaggcctcaccctccctggggagtggatggggggtgagaAGGGGGAGTCGGTAGGGAGCATGGAGGATGGGAAAAAGAGGGAACTGGGGCTGAtaggaaaataagattgtttctaaataaaaatattatataataactGTCAAACATAAAAAACAAGTATATGAGGTAACTACTTTCTCACTGAGTTTGAAATCTACTTTCAAAAGGAAAAGTGATTTTTGTACAAGGTGAATCATGTCTTCCCAAAAGTCCATATTCTGAAATACCTACCTGTGCTTAGAGAAAAGATTCCTACAGAAGTAACAAAATTAGTTCTAGATACAACCAATGCCCTTACAGGGAAAGGAGTTAACACAGACCCACCACAATGGAAGGCTATGGAAACAATTGTGTGAAGATATAGCCCTGCATAGTTTAAGGGTAAAGGCAGTTTCTCCTTGGATTTGTAGattctaaaattatatatataatatatatatatatatatatatatatatatatatatatttgtcacCTAAGCCACTTAATATGATGATTTGATAAATATAACTAAGACCACAAAAATAAGGTTGTAGACTCTGAGTGTTTCAAACAGTAATTAGTGTGGAAGTTCACAGGAGAGGGAATGGTGAATAAATGAGATTACATAAGAGTGAGTTGCAAAAGCTCCGTGAAAGAGTAGAGTGCATTTCATTTTGAGATGCCTTTGGACTTTGGCAGGGACCATAACATTGACACCATGAGCAAATAACAGTTCAAGTGAGGAGAAGTGTTAAATCTCTGCTAGATGTCATCTACACACATCTGCTACCAAGAGGGTGTTTATATGGGAACATGTTTATTAAGAATTTTTCCTGCAGTTCCTATCATGAGTATGAAAAAGGAGAATGTGTTTGCAAAAGAACAGAGTCTAAAGGGATAGTCACTCAGAAGTTTTGAATGATAAAGAAAAGACTCCAAAGAAtggacacaaaatgaaaataatccagAATAGATATTGAGATTTGAAATCACTTAAATAAATTGCCATCAGTCATTCATTACTAATGAAATGACGaaacccagaaccagaaacatATATACCACAAATTATCCAAAAGTTCCCTCAAAGAAGAAATGGCCTTGTAAATGGCCTTTGTCTTTAGTCTCCCTAATGTATTAGTACATGCCTtggtaaatattaatttataataaacCTAAGATTCGTATTTTAAGCTTCATGTTGCTCTGAAAAAAATcctattagttttttttttttttttttggtttttcaagacagggtttctctgtgtagctttggagcctatcctggcactcactctggagaccaggctggcctcgaactcacagattatctgcctgcctctgcctcctgagtgctgggattaaaggcatgtgccaccaatgcccggcttagtTTTTAATCATAATTATTTAATCATAATTAAAGGAACAGTTGGACTCACCTTGCCCAGCCATGAATTTATCAAGGAACTCCTCCCAGGTACCAGGCTCTGGGTGAATTTTTGCCATTTGGTAGAAATAATAGTAAGAAACAGCCACATCTTTGGCATTCCGTGCCACATAGACCATCTGTAGAGACAAGTAGAAGGTTGGCATTCATTtttgtaatttaatatttttgacTATCATTTACATTATCAGGTTTATTTATCCTTTACAGTTTCCAATAATGAATTTTTGCAATTATAGCACACATAGTACATTCACAACTGTATATTGTTTTAATACTCAAAACCTCATCTCCCATTTTTGACACATCTGTGTtctctttaactttttaaaagattatctcTTGAACCATGAAAAATAATTACGTCAGAACTAGAGCATGCACCATGACCactacattctagtctctttggtgtgaGAAGGTATTCTtcaggctacagaaagaaaaacctgGACACCAACTCAGTCACAAAACCCTGCACCTACAATCTGTCCCCCTGCAGGATTtactggggcaatggtggcacagaattcATGCCTACCAATGTTTGGTTTAACCTGAGGCCTATGCCCTACATGACTGGATGGTCAGGAACCCAAGACTGGATAgaccagagacctagggtagaaacAAATATGAGCggcagattaaaaataaaatatcttgaatgattcataatgatatttttatattcatagatcagtttcttgtccagttgtcatcagGAAGGCTTCTCCTAGTAGCAGACAGAAGCGGGTGCACAGACCCACAGTCATACATTATACAGAGAGAGAGTCTAAGTTGGAGGTGTTCTCTATCCTAAGAGATCAGGATCCCGTGgaagagcagaaggagagattggttgtagaagtcagaggggatggaggacatcaggagaacatgacccactgaatcaactaaatAGGGCTCAAATGGACTCAAAGAGACTGAAGTAGCAATCACAGGACCTGATTGGATCTGCATCAatttctctgcatatatgctatgatggggaatgtactgtatatgtttatcttattgattgttaaaatattgtttggccaatgaaacaggaagttagacaggactagaaatcaaagaggactctgggaaatgtagtagagaagtgctgatccaggtaggaagtgacatagcaaggagactcatatttaagcaaaggagaaacatgaaggaccctctttcccctcagctcctgctcctgcggcacaatgtgatccaccaacaaggagggactccattaaggcgtccgataagataagtcttataaaatatatagatttgtgctaattaagactgagctaacagatgaaaagtcctagtcattggccaagcagctttgaacctaatacaagtttctgtgtattcatttgggcctaactcgggcaggcggctggcgtaaagcacacaagtggcgatggggctcaggcagcttttggcggaaagatttattgtaacatgctatggctgttagcttggtgttttgtgggactcTAATTGTGGGAGCCAGTgagcctctgactcttttgcctgctattGTGACTCCTTTCCTCCTATTTGGTTGCTTTGTCCAGACATGGTATGAGGATTTTTGCTTGtctattgtatcttgttttgtcctgttttggttgttgtctcttgaaGATCTGCTCTTTTCTGGGGATGAACTGGAGGGGGGGTGGATCTAGAGGAAAGAAGAGTTGAAGAGAGTCtaggggaaaaggagggaggggaatctGTGATAGAGATGTATTCTTTGAGAGAAGAATCtactttcaattttaaaacaatgaaagttTGGAAAAAACTACATTAAATATTAAGTTAAGCAAGTAGcttatatattcttaaatttagaacattcatatatatagcatatttaaattgacaattaaaatatattaaacatacATAAAGGGATAGGAGACAGACAAAAGAGGGTATGGATGACAATAATCGGAATGCATATATAcaagtatgaaattgtcaaaaaccaaaattaataaaatgaaataaaacactttAAGCTGAAAAATATCTGAACTCTCATTGAGGAAAAACCATTACTAGGGAAATTTAGAGCTAGAAAAAGATTAAAATTCCTTATTGTTACATAGCTTTGGTATGTAACAATATGCATGGGATTAGTTTTCTATTATCAAATTTTTTAAGATCTGCATGAATGAAGAATTATTGCTCAATGAAAATTACTCTGGGCATGACAAGATAGCTCAAAGAATAAAGACACTTGTATTCAAGAATGatgatttaattttttcccccagaatccacatgatgaCAGAGCTAACTgagtcccacaagttgtcttctgacctccttggagGTAGgaagagatacagaaagagagggggccagagagacagagagtgacagagagagtgactgagacagagagacagagacacacagagagagacagagagagagagagggaatgaaaGAGAGAATATGACAGATCTGCCATGAGTCCTAGGAATTTCTTTTAAGGAGCCCATCTACTGGGCCTCCTCAGTATTAGTTGACTATGGCAATTAGCCCAAAGAATCTAGCAATAACATCCATAGCCTTTTTGCAAAATGTATTTGACTTAGTTTAGTATAGAGAGGATGATTTGAGGATGTCTCCACAAACTCCTAAAAGCAAACTATGCCTCCTTCTgggacttttttttaattctcactACTAAaatgtctgtttctctgtttctgtctctgtctctgtctctctgtctcactctgtctctgtctctttctctctctttttgtgtgtatgtattgagAAGAAGGAATCCATTATGTAAAATGAGACAAAAGAAGAGATAACTCAGGGAAGATATCCAAGTACTCCATAAGCCATAACAAAGGTCCTAACTTAGTCaataagaaatcagaaaatcaacCCCTGGGTATCCACTGATGTGACTAAAATGAAATGGTTTGCCCATATTTCATGTTAATGAAAGCATAGAGCAACTTAGTTAACCCTGCACATCACTACTTCaagtagtattttaaaatatctactaAACAAATGAGTGAGCATGTTAAGTTTTAACAATTCTATCCCTAAATATGCAGCCAAGAAAAAATGTGCACACATTcatgaaaagacagaaatatgCACAGCAACACTATTTCTATTACTGACAATGGGTAGCAACTCAACCATCTATCAATAGTACTATTCATAAATAAGCTATGAACTGGTCACATGGATATGACACTGTATGTTATTGGTCTTCAGATTTTAAt
The Cricetulus griseus strain 17A/GY chromosome 1 unlocalized genomic scaffold, alternate assembly CriGri-PICRH-1.0 chr1_1, whole genome shotgun sequence genome window above contains:
- the LOC100763252 gene encoding sulfotransferase 1 family member D1, coding for MDKKLDIFRRELVDVHGIPLFWSIAEQWSQVESFEARPDDLLISTYPKSGTTWISEILDLIYNNGDAEKCKRDAIYKRVPFMELIIPGLSNGVELLKNMHSPRLVKTHLPVQLLPSSFWKNDCKMVYVARNAKDVAVSYYYFYQMAKIHPEPGTWEEFLDKFMAGQVGFGSWYDHVKGWWEKRNDYRILYLFYEDMKEDPKYEIQKLLKFLEKDMPEEIVNKILYHSSFNVMKENPNANYTTMKKEEMDHAVSPFMRKGISGDWKNQFTVAQYEKFEDDYVKKMKESTLKFRSEI